The following DNA comes from Streptomyces sp. NBC_00273.
GGACACCGGCGGGATCTCGGCGGGGACGCTCGCGCGCGGCCCGTCCTCGAACTCCAGGACCCCGCACTCGATCTCGCGGCCGCGCAGCAGCGCCTCCACGATGATCTTCGGGTCGTGGCGCCGGGCCTCCTTGACCGCGGCGTCCAGGCCGGAGGCGTCGTCGACCTTGGTGATGCCGATGGAGGAGCCGGCCCGGGCGGGCTTGATGAACAGCGGCCAGCCGTGCTCGGCGGCGAAGTCCAGGATCTTGCCCGTGGCGGCGTCCCGGTCGGCCTCCCACTCACGGGGGCGGATGGTCACGTACGGGCCGACGCTCAGCCCGAAGGAGGTGAACACCCGCTTCATGTAGTCCTTGTCCTGGCCGACGGCCGAGGCGAGGACGCCGGAGCCGACGTACGGGATGCCGGAGAGCTCCAGGAGGCCCTGGAGGGTGCCGTCCTCGCCGTACGGGCCGTGCAGCACGGGGAAGACGACGTCGACCTCGCCCAGGGCCTTGGGGACGGCGCCCGGTTCGGTGTAGACGACCTGGCGGCTGGCGGGGTCGACCGAGAGCACGACGGCGCCGTCCTCGGAGTCCGCGAGCTCCTCGACACTCGGGAGCGTGCGGTCGGCGATGGCCATCCGCTCGGGCTCGTCGGCGGTCAGCGCCCATCGGCCGTCCGTGGTGATGCCGATGGGCAGCACCTCGTACTTGGAGCGGTCGATGGAGCGCAGTACGGCGCCCGCCGTGACGACCGAGATGGCGTGTTCCGAGCTGCGGCCGCCGAACACGACGGCCACGCGGGGCTTGCGGCCCTGCTGCTCAGGGGTCTGGGGGAGGTTCTCGCTGCTCATATCGCCACGAGAGTACCCGCTCAAGCGTCCGGAAAGGAGCTAGCGACGTTCCGGTTTGGCGCTGCGACCCATCAGGTCCTTGAGCGCGACCAGGGTCGGCTTGCCGTGGTGGACGATGTCCACCACCGTGTCGGTGATCGGCATGTCCACCCCGTG
Coding sequences within:
- a CDS encoding D-alanine--D-alanine ligase family protein; translation: MSSENLPQTPEQQGRKPRVAVVFGGRSSEHAISVVTAGAVLRSIDRSKYEVLPIGITTDGRWALTADEPERMAIADRTLPSVEELADSEDGAVVLSVDPASRQVVYTEPGAVPKALGEVDVVFPVLHGPYGEDGTLQGLLELSGIPYVGSGVLASAVGQDKDYMKRVFTSFGLSVGPYVTIRPREWEADRDAATGKILDFAAEHGWPLFIKPARAGSSIGITKVDDASGLDAAVKEARRHDPKIIVEALLRGREIECGVLEFEDGPRASVPAEIPPVSSHDFYDFEAKYIDSATGIVPAPLTPEQTAEVQRLAIEAFEAASCEGLVRADFFLTEDGEFVINEINTMPGFTPISMYPLMWQKTGIEYPELVDRLIQAALRRSTGLR